One Paraburkholderia agricolaris genomic region harbors:
- a CDS encoding glycosyltransferase — protein sequence MRVLHLVLAPRLSGAEVLAKDLAIDQSAEGMAVCMASLLPAHVEFVPLQEELQEHGVQCWFPPQRNRIAGKLWTLFLAVRRFRPDVIFAHATIPSFYARALPLRVPVVYVMHSATNDFERPLFRRVEHILSGRARVVIGVSQQGVTDYVQAIGPHPSMTVVPNGVDLGRFAFTDGAGRSGRAPQVVQVGRYASVKNQLLTVRAFGQVVERVTDARLVLYGVVEDPEYQRAVIQLVRELGLADRVVVAGPRTDVASVLSESNVFVMPSRSEGHSVAFLEALASGIPIVASKIPSFAFASGFAGVQLVDTNNVPCYADAVVAALGQARAQRSLIGLTLRDTAARYRAIAQQVSRHHLAVSVR from the coding sequence ATGCGCGTTTTACATCTGGTTCTCGCGCCGCGTCTGTCCGGCGCCGAAGTTCTCGCGAAGGATCTCGCGATCGATCAGAGCGCCGAGGGTATGGCGGTCTGCATGGCTTCGCTATTGCCCGCGCATGTCGAATTCGTGCCTTTGCAGGAAGAGTTGCAGGAGCACGGCGTGCAATGCTGGTTTCCGCCGCAGCGCAACCGCATCGCCGGTAAGCTATGGACGCTGTTTCTCGCGGTGCGGCGTTTTCGCCCCGACGTGATTTTCGCGCATGCCACGATTCCGTCGTTTTATGCGCGTGCGTTGCCGCTGCGTGTGCCGGTCGTCTACGTCATGCATTCGGCAACCAACGACTTCGAGCGGCCGCTGTTCCGGCGCGTCGAGCACATTCTGTCGGGACGCGCGCGCGTGGTGATCGGTGTGTCCCAGCAAGGCGTAACCGACTACGTGCAGGCCATCGGGCCGCATCCGTCGATGACCGTGGTGCCCAACGGGGTCGACCTCGGCCGCTTCGCGTTCACCGACGGCGCCGGGCGCAGCGGCCGGGCGCCTCAGGTCGTGCAGGTCGGGCGCTATGCATCGGTGAAAAATCAGCTTCTGACGGTGCGCGCTTTTGGTCAGGTGGTCGAGCGGGTGACCGACGCGCGCCTTGTGCTGTACGGCGTGGTCGAAGATCCGGAGTATCAGCGCGCGGTTATTCAACTGGTGCGGGAGTTGGGGCTCGCCGACCGCGTCGTGGTGGCCGGGCCGCGTACCGACGTGGCGAGCGTGCTGTCGGAGTCGAATGTGTTCGTCATGCCCTCGCGTTCCGAGGGGCATAGTGTGGCGTTTCTCGAAGCGCTGGCCTCGGGGATCCCGATCGTCGCCAGCAAGATTCCGTCGTTTGCGTTTGCGAGCGGATTTGCCGGCGTGCAACTGGTCGATACGAACAATGTGCCGTGCTATGCGGATGCCGTTGTCGCGGCGTTAGGGCAGGCGCGAGCGCAACGCTCGCTTATCGGGTTGACGCTCAGGGACACCGCCGCCCGCTATCGGGCGATCGCGCAGCAGGTCAGCCGGCATCATCTGGCGGTGTCGGTTCGTTAG